Sequence from the Salvelinus alpinus chromosome 35, SLU_Salpinus.1, whole genome shotgun sequence genome:
AATGTTCACTAAGCCGCAAGAAGACGCGTTTGGCCATGTGACCGTATGAGTTGTCCGTTCTTGGCTCTCTGTGGAGTGTAATGCATACTTAATGTGGACAGGGAGGGCACGGGACTCAGTCAATGATTATTTAATGGCTCTAGCTGCTGCCTAGCAGACCAGGATGTTGAGTGTCAACGTAGGGAAGCATTAGGGGAGATGAAGGGAAGATCGTATTTAAGTCACATCCACAGGGGGAATGCAGTGCTGTTGATCTcttcaatatacacacacacacacacacacacacacacacacacacacacacacacacacacacacacacacacacacacacacacacacacacacacacacacacacacacacacacacacactttttaatTGGCTCAACTGCCACTACGCCATCCTATTCAAACCATGTCAAAGCTGATATCAGATCACATGGGGATGTTAGTAAATGACCGAAGATCAGTTATTATCTGAAAGTATCCATTTATCGCACAAAATAATTGTCTATTTGACACCGGCATTATAAAAAATTCCCTATGGCGTTATCTTTCTCCTACTCTTCGATGCTATGTGTGTTCTAGGTTAGCATGGCCGCTGTGCTGCTCCCTGGCAATGTGCCAAGATCTCATGTGGGCCTTGTCAGTGTCACACTCACACTGTCATCTATTTGACATGTGAGGGCGGTGTGCAGTCTGTCATGCTCTCACTGTGACACGTCGCTGTGCCTTTTGAGTCAGTGGAGCCGAGAGCTGTGTAAATCTCCATCCGTAGCCAGCCCTGACATGTAGCCTCTGTGGACACTGGAAGCCtcgcttctccttcttcttccctTCTCCCACACTCCCTCCTTCTCACTCCCCATACTTCAGATTTCCACAAGGCTAAAACCCCGAGACAGTCTACACGCAGTTACCTCTACTGCTAGCCCTTGAAGCTTTGCCTCGACAGAAGTTAATAATATGCCCTTGCCTTACTGGAGTTAAAGTACTGTTATTAAATGTTAATTACGTTGAACCGAAATGCACACTCACTGTAGCAGATAAGACGTGGGAACTCATGTTGTTAGTGCTGGGGCCCTCTGGTCTGCTGTGGCACGGTGCGATGGTGCTTCTTGAGCCTACTTCTCTCAAATAAAAGCACAGCTGTGCGCTTTGCGATAAATCTAAGCGTTTGCCTCCAATGTTGCCCCAGTATTCCCCTAACGTAATCGGATAACTGAAAAAATAACCAGTCGTTTTTGTTGCAtcaagtacccccccccccccccccaagaagcTGATCCTTCATGGGGGTTTATTCAATAAAGCCAAAAGATATAGTCGCTTATgtgcaaagagagagaagcatgtgtgtcccaaatggcactctattgccTATTTAGTGCCCTATTTCcctacagggctctggtcataaagtagtgcactatgcaggaaATAAGATGCTATTTGAGACGCAGAGGCAGTCATAGAGGTGGTGGCGTAATGCCACCTTTATAATCCCTCTTTGAATGGCTCAGGGGGTGGGGACGCTTACCATATCAAAGTTTATTGTGCAGTTTATTGAAACCGGCGCGTGATGCGATTAACGTGGTAAAGTGTCAGTCCAGGGGTTACAGCCGAACCTTGCATAACGCTGCCTCTCTGGCGCTCTGTGCAAAGTATAGTAATTCAATGTATATCTGAGGGATAGTGGAATTTCCCTGTTGAAAAGAAACACTGCTTCACACACCCACATTTTGTGGCATTTGATATTTTAAAGCACAGTCAACATCAGAGTGAAGAGGCATTTGTGTTTTATTTAAAAGTACTTAAAATACTATTTACCATAGATTTGCTTTTGGAAGAAGTacagttttttttattgaaaCAGATTAAAACACAAGGGACTCCATTTTTGTGTCCATAGCAAAACAACATTCAAATGTTGGTCAACATCTAACAATGTAACAGGGCTCTGCCTATCATCTGCAAGGGTGTTGTATTCAAAGAGACAATAGAAGATTCTCAAATAAGtgggacaggaagagagagaatgcTCCCGCAGGTGGCTTTCACTTGTCCAGTCATTTCCAATCAGTGTTTGCCTCAAGGAAGGGAGAAATGAAGGACGCACTTTTGAAATATTTGAACAGGGcctcaacgagagagagagagagttctctctTGATCCCAATTTTGTTATCTTGCCTCTCTAACCCTCCTGATTTGGTTCTCCCGTAGCGGCGAAGAAGTCCCAATGGCTGGAGAAAGAGGAAAAGGCTCGGCAGCTGAGGGAGAGCCAGCTGGACGAGCGGCGCAGGAAGCTGGAGGAGCAGCGGATCAAGACAGAGAAGCGTCGCGCTGCCCTGGAGGAGAGGCAGAAACAGCAACTAGAGAAGAACAAGGTGGGTTGTGAGGGAGAAGGGTGAAGTACCCTTAGACGCTAATCTTAGGTCAGGTTAGTATTGGGGGTTAGTAGGTCAGGTTAGTATTGGGGGAGGtgcagctgatcctagatctgtacctaggggaaacttcaccccagaaCGGGTGGTAACACTCCTCACAGCAAGCCAATATTAGAGCCCTGATGATCGTGGGTTCAATCCCCACGTCCACCTTTCCTGCTTTCCCTTCTACTAACCTGTCTCCCCCATCTATTTCCACACTGTCTCAATGAAGGTCAGAAAAATACTAAAGGAGTGGTGGAATTCCACCCGCCTTAACCATACAAGAGAATAAGGTGGGTGGGTAGCAAGAAGAGAATGAGTCAGAGAATCATTAATTAGTGCTAACCTAGTATTTCTCCATCTTTGGTATGAAGGAGCGGTATGAGGCTGCCCTCCAGCGGTCCACTAAGAAGACCTGGGCTGAGATCCGTCAGCAGAGATTGTCCTGGGCCGGAGGCCTCAGCCACAACTCCAGCCAGAGAGAAAGTGAGTACCTACCGCTGAAACAGGAACCCAGAACCCACCGAGCCAGACACTGCCGAAGCCTCTCCTTCCTTCAAAGACAACTGCCTCACCAATACACATTTGACACTATCTTGCGACTGTTGTTGGCTTGGATCATTTCTTTTCACATGGTCCTTCCCAGCACAGTTCCAGCGACTATGGTGGATGCGTTACCAGGCCAGTGCAGTACGGCTCGTTTTGGCTCGCTTCAGTAGTGTGAAAAAGGGTACTACTGTGCAGACATTCATATTCTACCGAGCCATATTTTCACAGGCTTACGGTTGTTTTGCACTTCAAGTAAACCATAAATTAGGTCACTCACTTTACACTATATAGTCAGTTAGTGACAGTCAAACTTGAATTCCAGTCACCTTCAACCCTATTAAGCAGAGGTGGTTCTCTGTGATTCGGCCTGGCATCAATCAGCCTACACGGCTGAACCGCTCCTCTCAACCTCATCACAGATACGTAGTTATCTCTAATTAAATCACTCTGagatgtctcacacacacacacacacacacacacacacacacacacacacacacacacacacacgacaggtgGGTTGATGTCCCTATCAGCTCTTGCTGGGATGTGCTACACTACAGCAGTCTAATTTCCCTGTAGACGGAGGGAACATTGGCTTCATTCCGTGAGGAAATAGCTGGGTAATGACAAGGCTGAGGTGAATATGAGATGTCCAGGCATGGTTGAGGTgtatatgtgtggtgtgtgtggggggggggggggggctgtgatgGTGTCAGATATGTAGTGATGCCCTGCGAGTCACAAACAATTCTGACCAATGTTTTCCCGGTCTGCGTTTGTGCGACATACTCAAAAGTCATGTTTCTGTAGGGTCTCTGGTGATTCAACAGTgtaccatttaaaaaatatatatatattttatattattcatATTTTATTGAAAGGAATGAAGGGGAGAGAGCTAGAATGAATATAAGTAGCGTGAAGGGTTCGACTGGGATTCGAACCCACGTTAGCAGggttacatactgtatgtgcacaACCAACCTCAGGCACATAGTGTAGGCTACTGCGTGACTGGATGTTTCATTCAGGGTCGTTAGCCCCTAGATACAGATAAAGTATTGGTTCTTCAATGTGTATGCTGGTACTTTAGAGCCTGCAGTAAGCGGGGCTTTATCAGTCATCAACACACATCAGAATAGTGGTTCATTCATGTTTCGCTAGCATTGATTCACGTAGCCAAATACCCCTTCAAGTCAAATGGAGTCGGTAACAGCAATGCACTTGGTAAGAGGTGTATGAAGCAGGgatgtctctctctttcgctctctctctctctcttcctgctcttCTCCACCTTTGCCAACTCTTATGGTCACACTGAACATAGACGTTGGCAAGACAGCCAAAcaaatctgggaccagactacgtACTATATGAGCCATGAGTAATGGCAAATGTTGACCGCCAAAtcaacctgcccccccccccccagcctcctcTTTCAGACCCAGTGCTGTCGAAGACCGAAAGGTAGGAAAAAAAAGAGGGAAAGACTGAACCGTGACAAGCGTTAACAAACAGGATACAGTGGACTACTGAGGATCCAATAGAGTTATTTAAGAAGAGGCAGCAGAGTGCTCTATTGGCCTGCAGAAAAAAGACCTCTCCCTGCCCATCTCCAACAACAACAGACCCATATCTGACAAGGGACAtttaggacagagacagagacatccaATTCCCCCATTAACATTAGACTGTACTGTCATATGTCTAGTGGCATTTAATGAAGGGCACAATGTTCACTCGATTAGTCTCCATTAAAGGGTCTGGGGGGATGGTGTTTAATCAGTGGGTTGTCTCAGTAGTTCCCTCCACTAGGTGTCAGTTGTGTTACATGTGTGTCAGTTGTGTTACATGCGTGTCAGTTGTGTTGACTGACATTGGTATTTGTTTGTGTAGTACAACATGTTGTGGTAACAAAACTGTTACTACACTGTTACTACTTTGTGTACGGCAGGGCTCAGGTTGGCACAAAGATGGGACGTGTACTCTTTTACATTCTAGTCATGTCATCGCAGGTTAGACATATGTGTTCACAGGCCATTGATAGTCAGTCGTTTTCAGTGTTTTGGTGTCACTCTTTCACAAACAGTCAAGTGTATCCATTTTGAATATCAACACCTAACTGAATGACGCACGACCCAGTAGACTCAACACAATATttctttaaatatatttttttagtgCGTAGAAAAAGCTGCGTTATTTCCCTCTACCATCAATTGTCTGTTTTCAGATTGTAATCGATTTTTGGTGGAGGCTCCTCGAAGTATACTTTGACATGACACATTGACAGTTAGAATTTCTATTCTGTTTCCCGTCATCGCCATGCGGAAAGGAATGTAAAATAACACTGTCAGATGAGAAACGTTCAACACAgagattttattattttgtttcttTATTGAATCAGAAATAGTTGCCCTCTGGAAATACACCGTTTTGGTATTTGGATGTTTGCtgtatgtatgcgtgtgtggGGGGATTGATATCACCGTGACACACCCTGGAGGCCTCCCTCCCCTGTGTGAAACAGTGTGACCCACCATCTCTGTGGACTACTCTCTTGGCTTCGCAGGCAGATGCTCGGTGTCGGCGGTCAACCTGCCCAAACACGTGGACTCGGTTATAAACAAGAGACTCTCCAAGTCCTCCGCCACCCTCTGGAACTCCCCCAACAGAAGTAAGACACGTCAGGCCCCCTTTTCCGGGAACGCCCACTTTTCATATCCGTTCCCTCACATGATTTCATTTTTTTCTCCACGGTTTTTTTTCTCCCCACTGTCTCCAATCCAATCGCTTGTCTGTGTTCGATGGTTGATTACCGAATCATTTTCACCTAACAAATTCAAATCCAcccttgttttttttcttctgtggtTCATGGGTTAtggtttttctccctccctctgcattTTGTTCAGTCCCTGTATTTATATACTTCATACTTTGGTGTGAATATATGGGTTCATTTACGCTGTCTTCATATTTTTTGTCCCACATTTTTGGTGTTCTTGGTTTATTCATTTGCTGGTGATGGTCATTTCGTGCTCTTTGGTTTGTGTGTCAGTCGATGTTTTTTCACTCACTGAAAAGTCTTGGTCAATGTCTTGAATGGTGACGGTGATGTCTTGAATGGTGACGGTGATGTCTTGAATGGTGACGGTGTTGTCTTGAATGGTGACGGTGATGTCTTGAATGGTGACGGTGATGTCTTGAATGGTGACGGTGATGTCTTgaatggtgatggtgatgatgatgatgaatgtgtTTTCAGGCCTATGCTATCCCGAAGTAAATACACTGTACTTTGCGGAACAGTGTTTCAGTGCACCTAGAACACCACTGCAGGTGCAGGGTTCTTTCAGAAGTGCCTGTCTAAATAGGTCACATAGGAACTTTAGTGTTTAAAATTAAAAAGTCGGCCACTAAAGGATGAGTCAGCGTTTTAAGAGAAAATTCTGAAAACTCCACAGGAACACCTGTGATGGTTGAAAATAGATTAAGGTGACTCTGCTGAAAGCGTaaccctctccctcttttcctctccttctctccctctctccacctaccCTATCTTTCACTCTcgcctctctcgtctctctcgtcGTCCTATCTctcgtctcttcctctctgtctctgctcctcttctttctcctctacCCCCTGTTCTTTTGTCTCACTCATTGTCTATCAAAagctcactctcctctcttttttatttcagtctctctctcgcacactttctctctctctctatttccctctctgcTGGTTAACCTTATTGTCCTTCAGGGCAGGTTTAATAGGGAAGTGGGACGTGATTTAGTGTACCGTATAAAAGACCCAGAGCAAACCTCTGCGGTGGACTTCTTtcgtctctctcttccctctcctctctcctccctcgtcTTTCAATGTCAATGTTCTGAACTGCTGCCTCCATAGCCAGAGGGGTTTTTGCTAATTCTGGCAGTGCTTACTTTATACTGCTCTGGTATATAGGTTGTGATCTTCCTCCCTCTCATGTTATTATGCGTCTGGAAGTTTTCCAGGTCTAATATGGAACCCACCATTTCCTCATAGAGCATAAGAATGGGGCGTAGGCCTGGGTTGGTTTGAGGCTTTATTTGGTATGAATGTTTACTAGAGACATAAGGGTTTATGCGGGTGAGATATTGTCTTATTTGATCTGTCATTATAATATATAACGTAGGAAAGCTAACTGAGCAAAGCTTAGCTCGTTGTCGATATTCCATATAAAAAAAACGAGAAGCAAAAGGCCTTTCTGTGACACTGTGATGACAATGCGATATTGGATCATTATATTTGAGTCATTTACTAAAATGGGGTTGCAATAGTTATCGAACAGTTAGTCGGTATAAGGTGCATATTAAAACTGTTTGAACACTGACGTCGTCTGACGTAGCGAGACAGAAGTGGGGATATTCACAGTGGCTCTAAGAGGCAAACCGGCTTTGAAAATGAAGCTGGTTTGCCCAACCTGTTAGTGATCCCTTCGCGCGCCAATTcctttagcgggatcgatttgacaacatccattgaagttgcagagcgccaaattcaaactacagaaatatcaATATTCAAGATAACCGAAAatataagtgtaatacatcaaaataaagcttaacttcttgttaatccagtcgcagtgtcagatttcaaaaaggctttacggcaaaagtagaccatgcgattatctgaggacagtgccccgTATACAAATACATGAAAAAAAAATTCAACAAGGCAGGTGGCgatacaaaagtcagaaataacgatataattcatgccttacctttgaagatctttttctgttggcactccaaaatgttccagaaacatcacaaatggtccttatgttcgataatgtccttcttgatatccccaaaatgtcaatttatttggcgcgtttgattcagaaatacaccggttccaacactgcccaacatgactacaaagtatctaataagttacctgtaaacttggtccaaacatttcaaacaatgttcctaatccaacctaaggtatcctaaaacgtaaataatcaatacaatttaagacgggatatactgtgttcaataccggataaaaacaacgtgaagcgcGTTCCAGTTCACGCGCACCAAACAGTAGAGTCCACTTTGCTTGACACTTACAAAGAACTGACCTACTTCTTCAtatctcaaaagaaaaacatcaaccaatttctaaagactgttgacatctagtgaaagccataggaactgcaaccaggttcctatTTAATAGGGCTATTCAATAGAAAACCAATGGGAAATACTATGACCTCAATTTTATTttcccctggatggtttgtcctcggggttttgcctgccaaatcagttctgttatactcaaagacattattttaacagttctagaaactttagagtgttttctatccacatctaccaattatatgcatatcctagcttctgggcctgaggaacaggcagtttactttgggcacgcttttcgtccggacgtgaaaatactgccccctatccctaagaagttgaTGTCATCTGACGTAGCGAGACAGAAGTGGAGATATTCACGGTGGCTCTAAGAGGCAAAAAATGAAGCTGAAAATGAAGCTGGTTTGCCCCTTAAGGCCAGCATAGGACTTTGAATATATGTGATAAAATTGGTCGTGTTTGTCCCCTCCCGCAGCCCGTAGCCTCCAGCTGAGCCCGTGGGAGAGCAGCATTGTGGACCGACTGATGACGCCCACCCTGTCCTTTCTGGCCCGAAGCCGCAGCGTCGCCAGCGTGCTCAGCAACGGTAAAGGCCGTAAGTAGTTATCACACTCCCACTGTGATAGATGAGACCTGCTATTGGCGGGGTTGTTTATCATTTAGAACATCATTCGTCCAACCACCCCTCTTGGCCCCCAGCACTTCCATGTATTTGATAATTTGTTCCAGTCAGAGCTAGCACATCTGATTccacttgtcaactaatcatcaaacccttgaatgagcttATGAACTACAATAATTCTGGAAATGACACAATTGTGAAACGTTTGAGGGGCACCGGCGAGAGGTTTGAGAAACACTGATGTAGGGTATGTGAAGTGATGTGTGGCAATGAATAGCTTTGTTGCATGTGCTCTGCTTGTGTTTTTAGAGATGGGTGTCGTATTTATTtgtcttccttccttctctcgaTCTCTCGCCTGCTCTCTATGTGCCTCTCCTTCCCGTCCCCTCCAGAGTCGCCCCTATGCCCTCGTTCGGCCTCGGCCAGCCCGCTGACGCTGTGTGCCCACCGGCCTCACCACCGCTGCTCCGACCGCTGGAGGGTGACGTCCAGCACGCCCGACATCACCCAGCGCCGACGCGACTCCACGCCGGTACGTCAACCATCCTTTTTTCTTTCCTTTCGTATTTTTCAATTTCATTGACtggatagagaggagagtagatagAGAGATACAAATCGAAAGAGGGTCATAGACAGTGAAGGGCACAGACAGACCGGACTTGACCCCTGTCGCCTGCAGGCCTGCATGGTCCGAAACCTGGAGCGCCGACTACTACCATCCCTTACCGTTTATACACAATAGAACACCGTTTGGCACTTTGAATGAGCTAGAATGTACTGTGTATCTTTTGGTTTTGAGAGAGATGTTTTTATCCACATTTATACCTTTCTGATggtttgtgtctctgtctctctgcagatagagaagaaaaagaaagagaagaaggaCAAGGAGCGGGAGAACGAGAAGGAGAAGAGTGCTCTCAGCAAAGACAAGGTGCTGAAGAAGAGACAGTCCTTACCCAGCATGAGGCACAGACCGGACCCCAGGTAACCTGCTCTCACACGGATCTACTGGATCTGCCTTTGGCACAGTACAGCACTAAACACCCTTTACACACTACTGAGCCGAACCAAGCCAAGCCCAGCTGTACTGTATtggcctggttacacatccaccatAGTTGTTGAAAACTTGCAGGAAAGGACCATGTTTAAAGAACATATACAAGCCAGCACAGCATATGTAGATTGGGTCGGCATTATAGTGTGAATAGGGTATAAGACTAAAATTAGAGCTTAGAGTGTTTACTAAGGTTAGGGATACAGTAAGAGACAAAGATAACCATGACTGTGAGTGCAGATGGTAAAACCAGCGTGTCTGTGTGTTTAAGTGAACTCAGGATAAGACTGAAAAGCATGAGGCCCCTGAGCCAAAGGATATTTATCCAGCGCGTTAATCATAGCCGGCCGCGGGACATGGCAATGGATGGGGCTCACTGACAgatggagggaaaggagagaaaaaaaaaatgagagagagagagagagagagagagagagagagagagagagagagagagagagagagagagagagagagagagagagagagagagagagagagagagagagagagagagagagagagagagagagagagagagagagagagagagagagagagagagagagagagagagagagagagagagagagagagagagagagagagagagagagagagagagagagagagagagagagagagagagaactgtttatttcacttttgtatattatctacttcacttgctttagcaatgtTAACGTGTTTCCCATGACAATGAAGCCCTTTGGAATGAATTGTGAGAGAGATGAGAATGCCAGATGCCTTAAGGAAgagaagtacacacacacaccactctggtATAATGGGACTTTCCCCTCCGAGCGGCGACTATTACACTGTCTACTGCTGAGAAAccatcccataatgctctgtcaCAGACCACACAATGTTACACGTGTTAGGTTGTGTCGTGTCTGACCCTGCTACCTGGTGAGGTCATGTTTATTGACTGCTGTCTGAGACTTGAGGCTAGGGAGGCACatatgtaacagaaacagttttAATAGTATTACTTCAGTGGAGGTATTAGTGTTAGTCTCCTTGCTTGATTGTGTATAGAGATGGACTATTTTTTAATCCCTAGGGCTGGATATGACTAAATGTGATTGTGTATAGAGATGGACTATTTTTTCATCCCTAGGGCTGGATATGACTAAATGTTCGACTAAACTTTACTTAACCGTTGTTTGCTTATTATTATTTACATATTTCTAATGATTTCTAATGATTTGTCGGACATACTGTGTGTATTCATGTTTTACATAATAGCTCtcttaccctccctccctccagtcctAGTCCCTTATCCAGACAGCGGGCTGCCTCACCCGCCACTACTCCTAGAGCAagaccttcctcctcctctcccagcccCGCTGCCTCCCCCAAACCCCCCTCTTCAGCCCGGGCTAGCCCCTCCACCCCCAAGGCCCGGCCCAAGAGGGCTAGGACCCCGGCCCGGGTGGACCACGGGCGCACCTCCTCCCCCGTTCCCCTGGAGAGGGCCAGGGAGACCCGCGGCCGTAGGTCAGCCACGCCCGAGGAGCCCAAAGGCAAGAGTGAGTATGCAGTAGCTAGTTAATACCCCCAGGTGGAGGGTTATATGTGTAAGTAAAGTGTACTCCTCTTACAGGGATCACAACTGTGCAGCATCATTTTAAAGGGCTTAATCAGCGTAACCACATTCCCTTTAAGTGGGGGGGTGTATTGTTTATGTTGTTGGAATGAGTTCAGTTGTAACACTAGACGCGTGTTGGCGAGCGTGAGACACTCCTTTTCATTTCAATGAAACACGGGCGTAGGCAGTGCGGTTCGCGACAGGCTTGCGCTGCTCAGTGTCAAATGACTCTCTGGTTCTATTTTCACGATTTCTAAGTAGCTCACTTGATAATGTGGTTCGCCCTCTGCTCGCGTTGGTCTTACGTTAAGCTTCCAGTGTAGCAGGGAAACAGCCCACTGCTTCTGCAATGCCCCAGTGTAGTTCCTGTGTTATATCACATTTTAAGCCAGTTATATTTACATTGACATTAAGCTCTGTGAATGTAAGTCCTGTCTTCAGTCTAGTTATGGTGTGGTTTGTAATTCATTGAAAAATGGTTTGAAAAATATGGACTCACTCACCCTAGATAATTTAGAATCTGGTATATTTTATATGCACTTGGCACACAAGCCGTGAGAACACTATATACCCATATAATTCGGTACCTTTTCATTTCCCCCTGACACAAGTTGGATTTTAGTGTGTCTGTTTTCTATAGGCCCTGCCACGGCTGATTCATACTTTGCTTCCTCAGTTCTTTGTGGTTTGGCTCAGTTCCAAGCAGGAAAAAGTGAATGCGTGCgcgcgtacgtgcgtgcgtgtcagTGCACTGTAGCGCCGGCCCAGCCACAGGATGATTATCGTCGTGGTTAATTAGGCACGCCGACAATGCCagcttctctgtctttctctccttcacACACAGCGAGGAACAGCAGGGGGGTGCTAATTACTGGAAAAATGCTATAATTACAAGTTTACAGAATCCAAAAATGTATGTTTCCATACTTTGCCACTGTTTGAATTAAGAACATCACAGCGTGTCTCACGTCAACCAAGAGGAATCTAGACCAGAGGTCTAGTGTACTTGTCTTAATGCAATTTCACAGTTTTATCAGTGTTTCAGCTTAAAGAAGACGATAGTGTGAACAGTGATTTGTCTTTAGAAAACTCTTATTGTATTTTcccattcctctcctcttttcctgcTCGATTCTCTCTCCAGGCTCCCCCGTTCCTTCAACCGTGGTATCCTCCGCTCCGGCCACGCCCCCTTCGCTGAGTACACCAATCAGGGCGGCCACCGCCACTCCTTCTGAGGTCCCTCCTTCCGCCCAATCAACCCCCAGTATCCCTGCATcgtccccagccccagcctcctcGTCAGCCAAGCCCATGGCGGGCACCAACAACCCAGAGGAGGCCGCCCGGATCCTGGCCGAGAAGAGGAGGCAGGCCCGAGAGCAGAGGGAGCGGGAGGAGCAGGAGAAACGCgagctggaggagagagagaagtgagaatcATATTATCctcatgtacagtacataaaccCACACTGGAGAGAGCCAGAGCAGCGTCTAGTCGGGTTGCAAAATCCCTGAAATTTCGGTTGGAGGATTCGACCATTATCCTTTCTACTGTAAAGACAACCTATGTCTTACCAGCTTGAAGGGACAAGGTGGAAGTAACCGTGGCAGCACATCACAATTTGAATAATTTCAAGTGTAACGCATCAACATATGGAGTACAATACAGTTCTCCAGCGTGTCATATGCATTGCAGAATTAGACCACTCAGCGCTGTCtatgatacagtatgtgtggTGCTCGTGTTACCCCCCGGAGGTGTGGAGTTGTTGACATTTGTGTAACAGCTTAAGTTGCCCCCCTCCGCTCAGGTTTATGAGCTAAAAAGGATTTCCCGCGTCAGCCTATTGTAGCACGTTGAGTGACCACTGGGTATTTATGTCATGACAGCTGTCAGGCTGGGCAACGGGCTCctgttgctctctgttcctct
This genomic interval carries:
- the LOC139564549 gene encoding MAP7 domain-containing protein 1-like isoform X12; the protein is MNKMQSKDLDTDLVGNALPEAISPYPAQDPNPTKEDTEGLTSPHKTGPAQIMETYTKKDKEKKVGTHTKLDVIPKSPATPTCPMPGSSPSPIPNKDAVKSEDRQKLAKERREEKAKYLDKLGQIQDAVKSEDRQKLAKERREEKAKYLDKLGQIQAAKKSQWLEKEEKARQLRESQLDERRRKLEEQRIKTEKRRAALEERQKQQLEKNKERYEAALQRSTKKTWAEIRQQRLSWAGGLSHNSSQRETRSLQLSPWESSIVDRLMTPTLSFLARSRSVASVLSNESPLCPRSASASPLTLCAHRPHHRCSDRWRVTSSTPDITQRRRDSTPIEKKKKEKKDKERENEKEKSALSKDKVLKKRQSLPSMRHRPDPSPSPLSRQRAASPATTPRARPSSSSPSPAASPKPPSSARASPSTPKARPKRARTPARVDHGRTSSPVPLERARETRGRRSATPEEPKGKSSPVPSTVVSSAPATPPSLSTPIRAATATPSEVPPSAQSTPSIPASSPAPASSSAKPMAGTNNPEEAARILAEKRRQAREQREREEQEKRELEEREKVLREERKLREAEESQRREEEARLMAEEQRLRDEAQRVDEEKEAQERAREEHEENERLQKQREEAEAKAKEEAEKQRLDREKHFLKEEQERLERKKRLEQIMKRTRKTDGVEKKDTKSPPPSQVNGKEAESSKASADYQPSPEINKNTENDHSGERDSSTVHVVNGVQPASHENGLPSKGDTAHFEEIIQLANQGNSSNGGREKSESDMPTEPILAFESDEPFLKKVGPMKPQHVAEVL
- the LOC139564549 gene encoding MAP7 domain-containing protein 1-like isoform X5 — protein: MKRLNQQLPAPYPAQDPNPTKEDTEGLTSPHKTGPAQIMETYTKKDKEKKVGTHTKLDVIPKSPATPTCPMPGSSPSPIPNKDAVKSEDRQKLAKERREEKAKYLDKLGQIQDAVKSEDRQKLAKERREEKAKYLDKLGQIQAAKKSQWLEKEEKARQLRESQLDERRRKLEEQRIKTEKRRAALEERQKQQLEKNKERYEAALQRSTKKTWAEIRQQRLSWAGGLSHNSSQRESRCSVSAVNLPKHVDSVINKRLSKSSATLWNSPNRTRSLQLSPWESSIVDRLMTPTLSFLARSRSVASVLSNGKGQSPLCPRSASASPLTLCAHRPHHRCSDRWRVTSSTPDITQRRRDSTPIEKKKKEKKDKERENEKEKSALSKDKVLKKRQSLPSMRHRPDPSPSPLSRQRAASPATTPRARPSSSSPSPAASPKPPSSARASPSTPKARPKRARTPARVDHGRTSSPVPLERARETRGRRSATPEEPKGKSSPVPSTVVSSAPATPPSLSTPIRAATATPSEVPPSAQSTPSIPASSPAPASSSAKPMAGTNNPEEAARILAEKRRQAREQREREEQEKRELEEREKVLREERKLREAEESQRREEEARLMAEEQRLRDEAQRVDEEKEAQERAREEHEENERLQKQREEAEAKAKEEAEKQRLDREKHFLKEEQERLERKKRLEQIMKRTRKTDGVEKKDTKSPPPSQVNGKEAESSKASADYQPSPEINKNTENDHSGERDSSTVHVVNGVQPASHENGLPSKGDTAHFEEIIQLANQGNSSNGGREKSESDMPTEPILAFESDEPFLKKVGPMKPQHVAEVL